The Actinocatenispora sera genome has a window encoding:
- a CDS encoding hemolysin family protein, with protein MTALLLSLLLLAGNAFFVAAEFALTASRAHRLAQQAERGSRAARAALAGTRQLTLMLAGAQLGITLCSLGLGALAEPTIAHALEPLLHALGLPAAVSWGVAFVLALAVVTVVHIVVGEMAPKSWAISRPETAARALALPFLGFVRLLRPVLTALNAAANGALRLVGVTPVTRRETARGPAELRVLLRDSTDAGLIPADQHRLLDGLLALRTGTLATVMVPAAAIDTVPADADGDGVVAAHRRTGRSRFPVTDGGRVLGVVHVRDAARAPSTAATTLATPALRLPVGIDPHTALTTMQRDRRQLAVVTDGAALVGLVTLEDLVEQVIGEFADETDRQPAAATGV; from the coding sequence ATGACCGCGCTGCTGCTGTCGCTGCTGCTGCTCGCCGGCAACGCGTTCTTCGTGGCGGCCGAGTTCGCGCTGACCGCGAGCCGGGCCCACCGGCTGGCGCAGCAGGCCGAGCGAGGCAGCCGGGCGGCCCGGGCGGCGCTGGCCGGTACCCGGCAGCTGACCCTGATGCTGGCCGGCGCCCAGCTGGGTATCACGCTGTGCTCGCTGGGGTTGGGTGCGCTCGCCGAACCGACCATCGCGCACGCGCTGGAACCGCTGCTGCACGCCCTCGGCCTGCCCGCCGCGGTGTCCTGGGGCGTCGCGTTCGTGCTGGCGCTGGCGGTGGTCACGGTGGTGCACATCGTGGTCGGTGAGATGGCGCCGAAGTCGTGGGCGATCAGCCGGCCGGAGACCGCGGCGCGGGCGCTGGCATTGCCGTTCCTCGGCTTCGTCCGGCTGCTGCGGCCGGTGCTGACCGCGCTCAACGCGGCCGCGAACGGTGCGCTGCGGCTGGTCGGCGTGACGCCGGTGACGCGCCGGGAGACCGCCCGCGGGCCGGCCGAGCTGCGGGTGCTGCTGCGCGACTCCACCGACGCCGGGCTCATCCCGGCCGACCAGCATCGGCTGCTGGACGGGCTGCTCGCGCTGCGCACCGGCACGCTGGCCACCGTCATGGTGCCGGCGGCGGCGATCGACACGGTCCCGGCCGACGCCGACGGGGACGGCGTGGTCGCCGCGCACCGGCGTACCGGTCGGTCCCGGTTCCCGGTCACCGACGGCGGCCGGGTGCTCGGGGTGGTGCACGTACGAGACGCCGCCCGGGCACCGTCGACCGCCGCGACCACGCTCGCCACGCCGGCGTTGCGGCTGCCGGTCGGCATCGACCCGCACACCGCGCTGACCACGATGCAGCGCGACCGCCGCCAGCTTGCGGTGGTCACCGACGGTGCCGCGCTGGTCGGCCTGGTCACCCTGGAAGACCTGGTGGAGCAGGTGATCGGCGAGTTCGCCGACGAGACCGACCGGCAACCGGCCGCCGCCACCGGTGTGTGA
- a CDS encoding 4-(cytidine 5'-diphospho)-2-C-methyl-D-erythritol kinase — translation MTQSGALPANRPGAVRVRVPAKINLRLSVGAPRPDGFHPLDTVYQAISLYDEISIEHADRLRLTLDGIGANTLPTDGTNLAVRAAALLADRLGVAPNVAVHLDKHIPLAGGLAGGSADAAAVLVGCDALWRGGHSRADLAALAADLGSDVPFLVIGGTAHGTGRGELVEPVPAVGPWHWVVAAADGGLSTPRVYGQLDALRATGAAPPPTLPALPDDDAAGPARDLAMPSLVPDRLLAALRSDDPAELAATLANDLQPASIALRPALRRTLDAGLAAGALAALVSGSGPSCLCLAADAADAARIAAELTERGVCSAAHVAVGPVAGATVLT, via the coding sequence ATGACGCAGTCCGGGGCGCTCCCGGCGAACCGGCCCGGCGCGGTGCGGGTGCGGGTACCAGCCAAGATCAACCTGCGGTTGTCGGTCGGTGCGCCGCGCCCCGACGGGTTCCACCCGCTGGACACTGTCTACCAGGCCATCTCGCTGTACGACGAGATCTCGATCGAGCACGCCGACCGGCTGCGGCTGACTCTCGACGGGATCGGCGCCAACACCCTGCCCACCGACGGCACCAACCTCGCGGTACGCGCCGCCGCGCTGCTCGCCGACCGCCTCGGCGTTGCCCCGAACGTGGCTGTTCACCTGGACAAACACATCCCGCTGGCCGGCGGGCTGGCCGGCGGCAGCGCCGATGCCGCCGCGGTACTCGTCGGCTGCGACGCGCTGTGGCGCGGCGGGCACAGCCGCGCCGATCTCGCCGCGCTCGCCGCCGACCTCGGCAGCGACGTGCCGTTCCTGGTGATCGGCGGCACCGCGCACGGCACCGGCCGCGGTGAGCTGGTCGAGCCGGTACCCGCCGTCGGGCCCTGGCACTGGGTGGTCGCCGCCGCCGACGGTGGCCTGTCCACTCCCCGGGTGTACGGGCAGCTCGACGCCCTGCGCGCCACCGGCGCCGCACCACCCCCCACCCTCCCCGCGCTTCCGGACGACGACGCCGCTGGCCCGGCGCGCGACCTTGCCATGCCATCGCTCGTACCGGATCGGTTGTTGGCGGCGCTGCGGTCCGACGACCCGGCCGAGCTCGCCGCGACGCTCGCCAACGACCTGCAGCCGGCCTCGATCGCGCTGCGCCCGGCGCTGCGACGTACGCTCGATGCCGGGCTGGCGGCGGGGGCGCTCGCCGCCCTGGTGTCCGGCTCCGGACCGAGCTGCCTCTGCCTCGCCGCCGACGCGGCCGACGCCGCCCGCATCGCCGCCGAACTCACCGAACGTGGGGTGTGCTCGGCGGCGCACGTCGCGGTCGGCCCGGTGGCCGGCGCCACCGTGCTGACCTGA
- a CDS encoding hemolysin family protein — MVTALGVLLLVLVTAGTGYFVAQEFAYLSADRGRLSRLAAEGDPAAARAVELTGRLSFVLSGAQLGITVTALLAGYLAEPFLGGGLRAGLTAIGLPTALAGPAAALLALVLATAMQMVLGELAPKNLGIARPDRLALALSGSTRAYLRVVSPLVRLLDGAANRLLRRLGIEPAEELPVGVTPDDLGGIVTDSAAQGRLAPDLAAALGRGLAFGDRTAGQVMVARVDVHTLPADAPASAVLDALDTGNARFPVLRDGVDDLVGVVGLAEVLAVPAQRRDTVTVAALAAPPLLVPASLPLPRLLESLRAQRRQLACVIDEYGGFAGIVTLEDVVEELVGDIRDEDDTELPQPRRTGSGWVVPARLRPDELAAATGVALPADARYDTLGGCVLAALGRLPRVGDRVRVPTVDGGEVELTVTRVTRRVPAELAMARLTDAGADGAPSAPATGVPATNAAPTADPTAAGAASNAPTAGGVASNDAAARPGNATSGGSARREQVSA, encoded by the coding sequence ATGGTGACCGCGCTCGGCGTCCTGCTGCTCGTGCTGGTCACCGCGGGCACCGGCTACTTCGTCGCGCAGGAGTTCGCCTACCTGAGTGCAGACCGCGGCCGGCTGTCCCGGCTCGCCGCCGAAGGCGACCCGGCCGCCGCCCGGGCGGTCGAGCTGACCGGCCGGCTGTCGTTCGTCCTGTCCGGCGCCCAGCTCGGCATCACCGTCACCGCGCTGCTCGCCGGCTACCTGGCCGAGCCGTTCCTCGGCGGCGGGCTGCGCGCCGGGCTCACCGCGATCGGGCTGCCCACCGCGCTGGCCGGCCCGGCCGCCGCGCTGCTCGCCCTGGTCCTCGCCACCGCCATGCAGATGGTGCTCGGCGAGCTGGCGCCGAAGAACCTCGGCATCGCCCGGCCCGACCGGCTTGCGCTCGCCCTGTCCGGCAGCACCCGGGCGTACCTGCGCGTGGTGTCGCCGCTGGTCCGGCTGCTCGACGGGGCCGCGAACCGGCTGCTGCGCCGGCTCGGTATCGAGCCGGCCGAGGAACTGCCGGTCGGCGTCACCCCCGACGACCTCGGCGGCATCGTCACCGACTCCGCCGCCCAGGGCCGGCTCGCCCCCGACCTGGCGGCGGCGCTCGGCCGCGGGCTGGCGTTCGGCGACCGTACCGCCGGGCAGGTGATGGTCGCCCGGGTCGACGTGCACACGCTGCCCGCGGATGCGCCCGCGAGCGCGGTGCTGGACGCGCTGGACACCGGCAACGCCCGGTTCCCGGTGCTGCGCGACGGCGTGGACGACCTGGTCGGCGTCGTCGGCCTGGCCGAGGTGCTGGCCGTCCCGGCGCAGCGCCGCGACACCGTCACGGTGGCCGCGCTCGCCGCGCCGCCGCTGCTGGTACCGGCCAGCCTCCCGCTGCCCAGGCTGCTCGAGTCGCTGCGGGCCCAGCGCCGCCAGCTCGCCTGCGTGATCGACGAGTACGGCGGGTTCGCCGGCATCGTGACGCTGGAGGACGTGGTCGAGGAGCTGGTCGGCGACATCCGCGACGAGGACGACACCGAACTGCCGCAGCCCCGCCGTACCGGGTCGGGCTGGGTCGTGCCGGCCCGGCTGCGGCCGGACGAGCTGGCCGCGGCGACCGGCGTCGCACTGCCCGCGGACGCCCGGTACGACACCCTCGGCGGCTGCGTGCTCGCCGCCCTCGGCCGGCTGCCCAGGGTCGGCGACCGGGTCCGGGTCCCCACCGTCGACGGCGGTGAGGTCGAGCTGACCGTCACCCGCGTCACCCGCCGGGTGCCGGCCGAGCTGGCCATGGCCCGCCTGACCGACGCGGGCGCCGACGGCGCACCGAGCGCCCCGGCGACCGGCGTTCCGGCCACGAACGCTGCGCCAACGGCCGACCCCACCGCTGCCGGCGCGGCGTCGAACGCCCCGACGGCCGGCGGCGTGGCGTCGAACGATGCTGCGGCGCGGCCGGGGAACGCGACGTCGGGCGGGTCGGCCCGCCGCGAGCAGGTGTCGGCATGA
- a CDS encoding ABC-F family ATP-binding cassette domain-containing protein produces MANIVNLDRVAKQYASGVLLDDVSLGLDDSDRVGVVGLNGAGKSTLLRLITGAEEPDSGRLTRRRGLAVGSLPQQVDLPPTATVRDVVVGDAWLPALGADTEHGPAEHVWAGDAAVRAVLRGLGMPGLGLDTETGPLSGGEKRRVALAALLIRPADLLILDEPTNHLDIAGVSWLAAWLTREHRGALAVVTHDRWFLDAVCTTTWEVADGTVRSYEGGYAAWTLARAERVRRETVTEARRQNLLRKELAWLQRGAPARTSKPKFRIDAANALIADVPQPRDGVSLHRLATARLGKQVYDLENVTVAHGDRGILADATFRVGPGDRIALVGANGTGKTTLLRLLTEQLTPDTGTVRVGQTVRAGYLSQQLSELPTDARVLEAIEQVARRVRLGDRELTAAQLAELFGFGESRLWSVVADLSGGERRRLQLLRLLAGEPNVLLLDEPTNDLDTDTLAELEDLLDSWPGTLIVASHDRYLVERVCDTVFALLGDGAVTHLPGGIDQYLTLLPEPGDGDQTPVTAAPATTPERTGPSAAQVRAGKKELARLERLVARLETKESDLHTQLAEHATDYAKVTELDAQLAQLRSERAAAEEEWLTLAASLD; encoded by the coding sequence GTGGCCAACATCGTCAACCTGGACCGGGTCGCCAAGCAGTACGCCTCCGGGGTGCTGCTCGACGACGTCTCGCTCGGGCTCGACGACAGCGACCGGGTCGGCGTGGTCGGTCTCAACGGCGCCGGCAAGTCGACCCTGCTGCGGTTGATCACCGGCGCCGAGGAGCCCGACTCCGGCCGGCTCACCCGCCGCCGCGGCCTCGCCGTCGGATCGCTGCCGCAGCAGGTCGACCTGCCGCCCACGGCCACCGTGCGAGACGTGGTCGTCGGCGACGCCTGGCTGCCGGCGCTCGGCGCGGACACCGAACACGGCCCGGCCGAGCACGTGTGGGCCGGCGACGCCGCGGTCCGGGCCGTCCTGCGCGGCCTCGGCATGCCCGGCCTCGGCCTGGACACCGAGACCGGCCCGCTCTCCGGCGGTGAGAAGCGCCGGGTCGCGCTCGCCGCGCTGCTGATCCGCCCCGCCGACCTGCTGATCCTCGACGAGCCGACCAACCACCTGGACATCGCCGGCGTCTCCTGGCTCGCCGCCTGGCTGACCCGCGAACACCGCGGCGCGCTCGCCGTCGTCACGCACGACCGCTGGTTCCTGGACGCGGTGTGCACCACCACCTGGGAGGTCGCCGACGGCACCGTCCGCTCGTACGAGGGCGGGTACGCGGCGTGGACGCTCGCCCGGGCCGAACGCGTCCGCCGGGAGACCGTCACCGAGGCGCGCCGGCAGAACCTGCTGCGCAAGGAACTCGCCTGGCTGCAGCGCGGCGCACCCGCCCGTACCAGCAAGCCCAAGTTCCGGATCGACGCGGCGAACGCGCTGATCGCCGACGTACCGCAGCCACGCGACGGCGTCTCGCTGCACCGCCTGGCCACCGCCCGCCTCGGCAAGCAGGTGTACGACCTGGAGAACGTGACCGTCGCGCACGGCGACCGGGGCATCCTCGCCGACGCCACGTTCCGGGTCGGGCCCGGTGACCGGATCGCGCTGGTCGGCGCGAACGGCACAGGCAAGACGACGCTGCTGCGACTGCTCACCGAGCAGCTGACCCCCGACACCGGTACCGTCCGGGTCGGTCAGACCGTGCGCGCCGGCTACCTGTCCCAGCAGCTGTCCGAGCTGCCCACCGACGCCCGGGTACTGGAGGCCATCGAGCAGGTCGCCCGCCGGGTCCGGCTCGGCGACCGGGAACTGACCGCGGCCCAGCTCGCCGAGCTGTTCGGGTTCGGCGAATCCCGGCTGTGGTCGGTGGTGGCCGACCTGTCCGGCGGCGAACGACGCCGGCTGCAACTGCTCCGGCTGCTCGCCGGCGAACCCAACGTCCTGCTGCTCGACGAGCCCACCAACGACCTCGACACCGACACCCTGGCCGAACTGGAAGACCTGCTCGACTCCTGGCCGGGCACGCTGATCGTCGCCAGCCACGACCGGTACCTGGTGGAACGGGTCTGTGACACCGTCTTCGCGCTGCTCGGCGACGGTGCCGTCACGCACCTGCCGGGCGGCATCGACCAGTACCTGACGCTGCTGCCCGAGCCCGGCGACGGAGACCAGACCCCGGTCACCGCGGCCCCGGCCACCACACCGGAGCGCACCGGCCCCAGCGCCGCCCAGGTACGCGCCGGCAAGAAGGAGCTGGCCCGGCTGGAGCGGCTCGTCGCCCGGCTGGAAACCAAGGAGTCCGACCTGCACACCCAGCTGGCCGAGCACGCCACCGACTACGCCAAGGTCACCGAACTTGACGCGCAACTCGCTCAGCTGCGCTCCGAGCGCGCCGCGGCCGAGGAGGAATGGCTCACCCTCGCCGCCTCCCTCGACTGA
- a CDS encoding TatD family hydrolase: protein MTDRHGRRGDPPPAPEPLPVPVADAHTHLYLQGAEASAALAAAAAVGVDRIVEVGCDVTSSRDAAALAAAHPAVLAAVAIHPNDAAELVDLPAALAVIDELAALPRVRAVGETGLDYYRTGPDGRPVQQESFRAHVDIAKRHGKALMIHDRAAEPGSGAPSSHEDIFAILAEGAPETVIFHCFSGDAEMARRCAEHGWYASFAGNVTFRNAGALREAAAAMPTELILVETDAPYLTPMPYRGRPNAPYLVPLTVLALAEVQGLPVEQLCQALSDNANAAFGGW, encoded by the coding sequence ATGACTGACCGCCACGGGCGGCGGGGCGACCCGCCACCGGCGCCGGAACCACTGCCGGTGCCGGTCGCCGACGCACACACCCACCTGTACCTGCAGGGCGCCGAGGCGTCCGCCGCGCTGGCCGCGGCCGCCGCCGTCGGCGTGGACCGGATCGTCGAGGTCGGCTGCGACGTCACCTCGTCGCGGGACGCGGCGGCCCTCGCGGCGGCGCACCCGGCGGTGCTGGCCGCGGTCGCGATCCATCCGAACGACGCGGCCGAGCTGGTCGACCTGCCGGCCGCGCTGGCGGTGATCGACGAGCTCGCCGCCCTGCCGCGGGTGCGCGCCGTCGGCGAGACCGGCCTGGACTACTACCGCACCGGCCCGGACGGCCGCCCCGTCCAGCAGGAGTCGTTCCGCGCGCACGTCGACATCGCGAAGCGGCACGGCAAGGCGCTGATGATCCACGACCGGGCCGCCGAACCCGGCAGCGGCGCGCCCAGCTCGCACGAGGACATCTTCGCGATCCTCGCCGAGGGCGCGCCGGAGACGGTGATCTTCCACTGCTTCTCCGGTGACGCCGAGATGGCGCGACGCTGCGCCGAGCACGGCTGGTACGCGAGTTTCGCCGGCAACGTGACCTTCCGCAATGCCGGAGCGCTGCGCGAGGCGGCGGCGGCCATGCCGACCGAGCTGATCCTGGTCGAGACCGACGCACCGTACCTGACCCCGATGCCGTACCGGGGGCGCCCGAACGCGCCCTACCTGGTGCCGCTGACGGTGCTGGCGCTGGCCGAGGTGCAGGGGCTGCCGGTCGAGCAGCTGTGCCAGGCGTTGTCGGACAACGCCAACGCCGCGTTCGGCGGCTGGTGA
- a CDS encoding resuscitation-promoting factor produces the protein MKQAYRARRRQQAGWKSYGALAVQLVAVVAVLGTGGFFLLRTHAVTIVDDGARRLVRSHAFTVAGVLQQAGVTLGPHDTVRPGRDSLVHGDVVVGRGRQVRLTVDGRRSRRWVTARTVPALLTDLGYRRDAVRVSGVDGVIDRDGATVTIRTRKHVTLVSHGRKTEYTTYAATVRELLAEHEVKLGHDDETDPALAHTLAGVEDVDLFTVSRKVKTETVTVDAPTKTEKRNDWMLDQQAVVDEGRDGKRTEKVEYVYRDGKQYQRKVLSSSWVTKASPRVIAKGTTPYPPDPTGLNWSALAQCESGGNPHSVSSTGEYMGLYQFSQSTWERMGGIGRPSDATPREQTYRAIKLYQASGKGQWPVCGANL, from the coding sequence GTGAAGCAGGCATACCGCGCTCGCCGTCGCCAGCAGGCCGGCTGGAAGTCGTACGGGGCGCTCGCAGTCCAGCTCGTCGCCGTCGTGGCGGTGCTGGGTACGGGCGGCTTCTTCCTGCTCCGCACGCATGCGGTGACGATCGTGGATGACGGCGCGCGCCGGCTGGTGCGCAGCCACGCGTTCACCGTCGCCGGGGTGTTGCAGCAGGCCGGGGTGACCCTCGGGCCGCACGACACGGTACGGCCGGGCCGCGACTCGCTGGTGCACGGCGACGTGGTGGTCGGCCGCGGCCGGCAGGTGCGGCTCACCGTGGACGGGCGGCGCAGCCGGCGCTGGGTCACCGCCCGCACGGTGCCCGCGCTGCTCACCGACCTCGGGTACCGGCGCGATGCGGTCCGGGTCTCCGGTGTCGACGGCGTCATCGACCGCGACGGCGCCACCGTGACCATCCGAACCCGCAAGCATGTGACGCTCGTCTCGCACGGCAGGAAGACCGAGTACACCACCTACGCCGCGACGGTACGGGAACTCCTCGCCGAGCACGAGGTGAAGCTCGGCCACGACGACGAGACCGACCCGGCGCTGGCGCACACCCTCGCCGGGGTCGAAGACGTCGACCTGTTCACCGTGTCCCGCAAGGTGAAGACCGAGACGGTCACCGTCGACGCGCCCACCAAGACCGAGAAGCGCAACGATTGGATGCTCGACCAGCAGGCCGTGGTCGACGAGGGCCGCGACGGCAAGCGCACCGAGAAGGTGGAGTACGTCTACCGGGACGGCAAGCAGTACCAGCGCAAGGTGCTGTCCAGCAGCTGGGTGACGAAGGCCTCGCCGCGGGTGATCGCCAAGGGCACCACCCCGTACCCGCCGGACCCGACCGGGCTGAACTGGTCCGCGCTGGCGCAGTGCGAGTCCGGCGGCAACCCGCACTCGGTGTCGTCGACCGGCGAGTACATGGGGCTGTACCAGTTCAGCCAGAGCACCTGGGAGCGGATGGGCGGCATCGGCCGGCCCTCGGACGCCACCCCACGCGAGCAGACCTACCGCGCGATCAAGCTGTACCAGGCGTCCGGCAAGGGGCAGTGGCCGGTCTGCGGGGCGAACCTGTGA